A single genomic interval of Symphalangus syndactylus isolate Jambi chromosome 18, NHGRI_mSymSyn1-v2.1_pri, whole genome shotgun sequence harbors:
- the LOC129468602 gene encoding LOW QUALITY PROTEIN: Golgi apparatus membrane protein TVP23 homolog B-like (The sequence of the model RefSeq protein was modified relative to this genomic sequence to represent the inferred CDS: inserted 1 base in 1 codon): protein MLQQDSNDDTKDVSLFDVEEETTNRPRKVKIRHPVASFFHLLFRVSAIVVHLLCELLSSSFISCMVTIILLLSCDFWAVKNVTGRLMVGLRWWNHIXEDGKSHWVFESRKESSQENKTVSEAESGIIWLGLIACPVLWVIFAFSALFSFRVKWLPVVIMGVVLQGANLYGYIRCKVGSRKNLTSMATLYFGKQFLRQNTGDDQTS, encoded by the exons ATGTTGCAGCAGGATAGTAATGATGACACTAAAGATGTTTCACTGTTTGATGTGGAAGAGGAGACGACCAATAGACCAAGAAAAGTCAAAATCAGACATCCAGTAGCATCGTTTTTCCACTTACTCTTTCGAGTCAGTGCAATCGTCGTCCATCTTCTTTGTGAGTTGCTCAGCAGCAGCTTTATTTCCTGTATGGTAACAATTATCTTGTTGTTGTCATGTGACTTTTGGGCAGTGAAGAATGTCACAGGTAGACTAATGGTTGGCCTACGTTGGTGGAATCACA GTGAAGATGGAAAGAGCCATTGGGTGTTTGAATCTAGAAAGGAGTCCTCTCAAGAGAATAAAACTGTGTCAGAGGCTGAATCAGGAATCATTTGGTTGGGACTTATTGCCTGTCCAGTGCTGTGGGTGATATTTGCCTTTAGTGCACTCTTCTCCTTCAGAGTAAAGTGGTTGCCGGTGGTTATCATGGGTGTGGTGCTACAAGGTGCCAACCTGTATGGTTACATCAGGTGTAAGGTGGGCAGCAGAAAGAATTTAACCAGCATGGctactttatattttggaaagcaatttttAAGACAAAACACTGGAGATGATCAGACTTCCTGA